In one Thermosipho ferrireducens genomic region, the following are encoded:
- the miaA gene encoding tRNA (adenosine(37)-N6)-dimethylallyltransferase MiaA: protein MKYLIISGPTGVGKTDLVIEFCQTKNSAVISVDSRQIYKYMDIGTAKPTVEERKKVPHYLIDFLDPSTDYNAFKYRQDALKIREKLIKNSIIPVFVGGTGLYIDALIKGLFEGVPRDENLRKELSELEKKQPGILRNMLEKFDPASAMKIHPSDLKRTIRALEVYMKTGKRISELQNQNKVSSEYFIVIFTRNRDELYERINERVEKMIEVGLLSEVSSLIKKYPKDINAFQTIGYKELIEYFEGKYNLEHAIHLIKRNTRRYARRQIIWLKRYKDALWLNLSELKRKDILQKLNEIYEKYSMRG from the coding sequence ATGAAATACCTCATAATAAGTGGACCAACTGGGGTAGGGAAAACTGATCTTGTAATAGAATTTTGCCAAACAAAAAATAGTGCAGTAATTTCTGTTGATTCACGGCAAATATACAAATACATGGATATAGGAACAGCAAAACCCACTGTAGAAGAAAGAAAAAAAGTTCCTCACTATTTAATAGATTTCTTAGATCCATCCACTGATTATAACGCTTTTAAGTACAGGCAAGATGCTTTAAAAATAAGAGAAAAGCTGATTAAAAATAGTATTATTCCTGTATTTGTAGGCGGTACAGGACTTTATATTGATGCCCTGATAAAAGGACTGTTTGAAGGTGTACCACGAGATGAGAACTTAAGAAAAGAACTCAGCGAACTGGAAAAAAAGCAACCTGGAATCTTAAGAAACATGCTGGAAAAATTTGATCCCGCATCTGCTATGAAAATACATCCATCAGATTTAAAAAGAACGATTCGTGCGCTTGAAGTTTACATGAAAACCGGGAAAAGGATATCAGAGCTACAAAATCAAAATAAAGTGTCTTCTGAGTATTTTATAGTGATCTTTACAAGAAACCGGGATGAATTGTATGAAAGGATTAATGAACGAGTCGAAAAAATGATAGAAGTTGGTTTATTAAGTGAAGTAAGTTCTCTTATTAAAAAGTATCCAAAAGATATTAATGCGTTTCAAACTATAGGTTATAAAGAACTCATAGAGTATTTTGAAGGAAAATACAATTTAGAGCACGCTATACATCTCATAAAAAGAAATACAAGAAGATATGCAAGACGACAAATAATATGGCTAAAAAGATACAAAGATGCATTATGGTTAAATTTGTCTGAATTGAAACGAAAGGATATTCTTCAAAAATTAAACGAAATTTATGAAAAATATTCCATGCGAGGGTGA
- a CDS encoding LptA/OstA family protein, which yields MKRLIAFFMLLIIVYAFPKTIHITADYVEPTDTLITYKGNIQVIIEEDNIVLISESMLIKKQENKWKLLEASTNVTFTFENGKVQGNELVYNIDSKAGNIKNASITINDSKSEDIIKIQCQVLNFDLKNDKFSGEDSDGVQIEKGKIRANAKKFVYDRKNGKIILEGNVKLKDQEKDITLTASKIIINTENNNMKGENVTVEIVVK from the coding sequence ATGAAAAGATTAATTGCGTTTTTTATGTTATTAATTATCGTTTACGCTTTTCCAAAAACTATTCATATAACTGCCGATTACGTTGAACCAACGGATACTCTCATAACTTACAAGGGAAATATTCAGGTTATAATTGAGGAAGATAATATAGTATTAATATCAGAAAGTATGCTCATAAAAAAGCAGGAAAACAAGTGGAAATTATTAGAAGCGTCCACAAATGTTACATTTACTTTTGAAAACGGGAAGGTTCAGGGAAATGAGTTAGTTTATAATATTGACTCAAAAGCTGGAAATATCAAAAACGCATCTATCACAATTAACGATTCAAAAAGTGAAGACATAATAAAAATTCAATGTCAGGTCTTGAATTTCGACTTAAAGAACGATAAGTTCAGCGGCGAAGATAGCGATGGAGTTCAGATCGAAAAAGGAAAAATTAGGGCAAACGCTAAAAAATTTGTCTACGACAGAAAAAACGGAAAAATTATTCTTGAAGGAAATGTCAAACTAAAAGATCAGGAAAAAGATATTACTCTTACAGCTTCAAAAATTATAATCAATACAGAAAATAACAACATGAAAGGCGAAAATGTAACAGTGGAAATAGTGGTGAAATAA
- a CDS encoding patatin-like phospholipase family protein, which translates to MIRGVALAAGGVKGIAHIATLKYLEKKKLDFQIITGSSAGAIVAALYGLYGNSDIVRKKFFDAIEEFLPMFKGHMEKVEKSGVWSILQRSLVTIEEYYPFFKYLFGKKKFSDCIKNIGIVTFDTLNMESILITEGYLVDAVMASSSVPGVFSPLWIGGTQNTDGGVLSPTPVSEAISMGAEFVVASTFQRTPRKIPEDQLEIILCVDKWKEIEIEKVDLNYADVVIYYMISAHWFEFHKYKQIYEEALRFIFERRENIEPLAWW; encoded by the coding sequence ATGATTAGAGGAGTTGCACTTGCAGCAGGTGGCGTCAAAGGAATAGCTCACATTGCCACATTAAAATACTTAGAAAAGAAAAAATTAGACTTTCAAATAATAACAGGTTCATCTGCTGGAGCTATCGTAGCCGCATTGTATGGGCTCTATGGAAATAGCGATATTGTACGCAAAAAGTTTTTTGATGCTATAGAAGAATTTTTACCAATGTTTAAAGGCCATATGGAAAAAGTTGAAAAATCCGGAGTATGGAGCATTCTTCAAAGATCGTTAGTCACAATTGAAGAATATTACCCGTTTTTCAAATATCTTTTTGGTAAAAAGAAATTCAGCGATTGTATAAAAAATATTGGGATAGTTACTTTCGATACTTTAAATATGGAATCAATCCTTATCACCGAAGGATATCTTGTCGATGCTGTAATGGCAAGCTCTTCAGTTCCAGGTGTTTTTTCGCCACTATGGATTGGCGGCACACAAAATACCGATGGAGGTGTTTTATCACCAACACCAGTCAGTGAAGCCATAAGTATGGGAGCTGAATTCGTTGTCGCAAGCACCTTTCAAAGGACTCCCAGGAAAATTCCAGAAGATCAACTGGAAATTATACTTTGTGTAGATAAATGGAAAGAAATCGAGATCGAAAAAGTTGATTTAAATTATGCTGATGTGGTAATATATTATATGATTTCAGCGCATTGGTTTGAATTTCATAAATATAAACAGATATACGAAGAGGCTTTGCGGTTTATCTTTGAAAGGAGAGAAAATATTGAACCTCTCGCTTGGTGGTGA
- a CDS encoding deoxyribonuclease IV, which produces MILIGAHMPIGGGFKRVPKETYEIGGNAFQIFPHNARQWKANTPKAEDVLEFKRRVKKYTLNEESMLCHSGYLINIASPRDEIWKKSLELLKTEMKICSELGIKYLNIHPGSHLGTGEEGGIKRIVQALNEIFEEENNVIILLENVTKKGGNIGYTIEQLDKIISLSKYPERLGITFDTCHGFDAGYDITNLKELDKLLKNIDSLIGLKKLKFIHLNDSKYGLGSNKDRHENIGKGEIGIEGFTRFLNHPIIKKIPWILETPGSNHAHAEDIKLVKKLINDLEDHKK; this is translated from the coding sequence ATGATACTAATAGGTGCTCATATGCCCATTGGTGGGGGATTCAAAAGAGTTCCAAAAGAAACTTACGAAATAGGGGGTAATGCCTTTCAAATCTTTCCTCACAATGCCAGACAATGGAAAGCCAATACTCCAAAAGCAGAAGATGTCCTCGAGTTTAAAAGAAGGGTAAAAAAATACACTTTAAATGAAGAAAGTATGCTTTGTCATAGTGGTTATCTAATAAATATTGCCAGCCCAAGGGATGAAATATGGAAAAAATCCCTTGAGTTATTAAAAACGGAAATGAAAATATGCAGTGAATTAGGTATAAAATATTTAAACATTCACCCGGGAAGTCACCTTGGAACTGGAGAAGAAGGTGGTATAAAAAGAATAGTTCAGGCTCTCAATGAGATTTTCGAAGAAGAAAATAATGTGATAATATTGTTAGAAAACGTAACAAAAAAAGGTGGAAATATAGGATATACCATTGAACAACTTGATAAAATAATTTCGCTGAGTAAATATCCTGAACGTTTAGGAATAACTTTTGACACCTGTCACGGATTTGATGCAGGATATGACATTACAAATTTGAAAGAATTAGACAAACTTTTAAAAAACATAGATTCTCTCATTGGACTTAAAAAATTGAAATTTATCCATTTAAATGATTCAAAATACGGACTTGGATCAAACAAAGATAGACATGAAAATATTGGAAAAGGCGAAATCGGCATAGAGGGATTCACACGCTTCCTAAACCATCCAATTATAAAAAAGATACCGTGGATCTTGGAGACACCTGGTAGCAATCATGCACATGCCGAGGATATCAAATTAGTTAAAAAACTTATAAATGATCTGGAGGATCACAAAAAATGA
- a CDS encoding GNAT family N-acetyltransferase has product MSSQILTFKGRNSLNLLKRCWAIRKKVFIEEQNVPEEEELDSRDNEAVHFLLTANEKDIGTCRVRHIAPFVLKVERVAIIKEYRGLGYGKLLMKYVEKYSRENKIKKLVLNSQLHVKDFYEQLGFISDTNNIVFYEAGIPHIKMEKVINL; this is encoded by the coding sequence ATGTCCTCTCAAATACTAACTTTTAAAGGTAGAAATTCTTTAAACTTACTAAAACGATGCTGGGCTATTAGAAAAAAAGTATTTATTGAAGAGCAAAACGTGCCTGAAGAAGAAGAGTTAGATAGTAGAGACAACGAGGCTGTTCATTTTTTATTGACTGCAAACGAAAAAGATATTGGAACATGCAGGGTTCGTCATATAGCACCATTTGTTCTGAAAGTCGAACGCGTCGCCATAATAAAAGAATATCGAGGTCTTGGTTACGGGAAACTTCTAATGAAATATGTAGAAAAATATTCCAGGGAAAATAAAATAAAAAAATTAGTTCTAAATTCGCAGTTACACGTAAAAGATTTTTATGAACAATTGGGATTTATTTCAGATACGAACAATATTGTATTTTACGAAGCAGGAATCCCACACATAAAGATGGAGAAGGTGATAAATCTATGA
- a CDS encoding NAD+ synthase, with protein sequence MYLRITLAQLDAVLGDFDHNVEKIKKAIDIAELERSDILIFPELFLTGYPPEDLILRTSFLKRNMQALNNVINYTKNKNTLVLLGFINVDTDAHNAAAIIQNGKLLGVYHKHLLPNYSVFDERRYFAPGDSPTIISLKEAKIGITICEDIWSPIGPMHEEVLEGAQIIMNLSASPYYYGKRQLRKNYVSQKAYDYHCPIVYCNLIGGQDELVFDGGSIVVDSNGNIVAEGKPFEEDIITVDLEIEENLRSNLHDPRRRHIEKGYFSPPVFIKAEGNFQHKNLKVTGKISYNMTKEEEIFKALVLGLKDYVRKNGFIKVVLGLSGGMDSSLVAVIAVEALGKENVVGILMPSMYSSEHSINDAKKLSENLGIEHHIISISEVYHSYEEALENIFKNYPRDITEENIQARIRGNYLMALSNKFGYLVLTTGNKSETATGYATLYGDMAGGLSVIKDVYKTDIYKIAAWYNSWKGSEIIPENIFIKPPSAELRPDQTDQDTLPPYEILDEILRLYIEEERAVEEIVERGFEKETVKYVARLVDKNEYKRRQGPIGIKISKRAFGKDRRMPITNKYREW encoded by the coding sequence ATGTATTTAAGGATCACTTTAGCCCAATTAGATGCTGTACTTGGTGACTTTGATCATAATGTAGAGAAAATAAAGAAAGCAATAGATATTGCCGAATTGGAAAGATCAGACATACTCATTTTCCCGGAATTGTTTTTAACTGGATATCCTCCAGAAGACTTGATTCTAAGAACATCTTTCCTAAAAAGAAATATGCAGGCTCTAAACAATGTTATTAATTATACAAAAAATAAAAATACATTAGTTCTATTGGGGTTTATAAACGTAGACACTGATGCACATAACGCCGCTGCCATAATACAAAACGGAAAACTACTCGGAGTTTATCATAAACATTTGCTCCCAAACTACAGTGTATTTGATGAGCGCCGGTATTTTGCACCAGGCGACTCTCCAACAATTATCTCATTAAAAGAGGCAAAGATAGGTATAACAATTTGCGAAGATATATGGAGCCCCATAGGCCCCATGCATGAAGAGGTCCTCGAAGGTGCTCAAATTATAATGAATCTTTCAGCCTCGCCGTATTACTATGGTAAAAGACAGTTAAGGAAAAATTATGTCTCACAAAAAGCTTATGATTATCATTGTCCCATTGTATATTGCAATCTAATAGGAGGACAGGATGAATTAGTATTTGATGGAGGAAGTATAGTTGTTGATTCTAATGGTAATATTGTAGCTGAAGGGAAACCTTTTGAAGAGGATATTATAACAGTTGATCTTGAAATAGAAGAAAACTTGCGCTCCAATTTACACGATCCCAGAAGAAGACATATTGAAAAAGGATATTTTTCTCCTCCAGTGTTTATAAAAGCCGAAGGGAATTTTCAACACAAAAATTTAAAGGTAACAGGTAAAATTAGTTATAACATGACAAAAGAAGAAGAAATTTTCAAAGCACTTGTATTAGGACTAAAAGATTATGTAAGAAAAAACGGATTTATAAAGGTAGTTTTAGGCCTTAGTGGCGGTATGGATTCATCTCTTGTAGCTGTAATAGCTGTAGAAGCTCTTGGAAAAGAAAATGTAGTTGGCATTCTTATGCCATCAATGTACAGCTCTGAACATAGTATAAACGATGCGAAAAAACTTTCAGAAAATCTTGGAATAGAACACCATATAATTTCCATCTCTGAAGTATATCATTCCTATGAAGAAGCTTTGGAAAACATCTTCAAAAATTATCCCAGAGATATAACTGAAGAAAACATTCAGGCAAGAATAAGAGGAAATTATCTAATGGCTCTTTCAAATAAATTTGGATACCTCGTTTTAACAACCGGTAACAAAAGTGAAACAGCAACTGGATATGCTACTTTATATGGCGATATGGCAGGGGGCCTGTCTGTCATAAAGGATGTTTATAAAACTGATATATACAAAATTGCTGCATGGTATAACTCCTGGAAAGGCAGTGAAATAATACCTGAGAATATTTTTATTAAACCTCCAAGTGCTGAATTAAGACCAGACCAAACAGATCAAGACACACTTCCACCATATGAAATTTTAGATGAAATTTTAAGGTTATATATAGAAGAAGAAAGAGCAGTGGAAGAAATAGTCGAACGTGGTTTTGAAAAAGAAACTGTTAAATATGTTGCTCGCCTTGTGGATAAAAACGAGTACAAAAGAAGGCAGGGACCAATAGGAATTAAAATCTCAAAACGAGCTTTTGGAAAAGATAGAAGAATGCCTATAACAAATAAATATAGAGAATGGTAA
- a CDS encoding winged helix-turn-helix transcriptional regulator: MIKLKELHFFIPSTVYRKLLILSYINKNQKASQMEISQYVGIVPSLVNKYIADFEKDRLLVKRKEGKHYVYELTLEGLSEMNYLRLLFFDEISKLYGMINSQLENIFLKLKGKKLIGIYGAGLVGNILADLLSQKNYIVSVFFDDDIEKIGNRINGIPVVKLGDFAKIEALVIASFKNGEKMVEKALKKGYRDIYRFKIEEDFIKLIWVG, translated from the coding sequence TTGATAAAATTAAAGGAACTCCATTTTTTTATTCCATCGACTGTATATAGAAAATTGTTAATACTCTCGTATATAAATAAAAATCAAAAAGCATCCCAGATGGAGATCTCTCAATATGTTGGGATAGTACCTTCTCTGGTTAACAAGTATATAGCAGACTTTGAGAAAGATAGATTATTGGTTAAGCGAAAAGAAGGGAAACACTATGTTTATGAACTGACTCTGGAAGGTTTATCGGAAATGAATTATTTGAGGTTGCTTTTCTTTGATGAAATAAGTAAGCTTTATGGAATGATTAATTCTCAGCTTGAAAATATATTTCTCAAACTCAAAGGAAAGAAACTAATCGGTATATATGGTGCAGGTTTGGTTGGCAATATATTGGCAGATTTGTTATCGCAGAAAAATTATATTGTTTCTGTCTTTTTCGATGACGATATCGAAAAAATAGGGAATAGGATCAACGGAATTCCGGTTGTTAAATTGGGAGATTTTGCAAAAATAGAAGCCCTGGTAATAGCTTCTTTTAAAAATGGCGAGAAAATGGTAGAAAAAGCGTTGAAAAAAGGTTATAGGGATATTTACAGGTTTAAAATAGAGGAGGATTTTATAAAACTCATATGGGTTGGATAA
- a CDS encoding MnhB domain-containing protein: MGWIKVFKILSFVLIFFFLMMLIFEKSNYYVDFSYFGSVPNMVTEIYLKNRLYDTIFEVIIFSIAALGVYIFNFSMEIRRSFVHDEHIRLFLRFSSYLTLLASFYLAMFGHKSPGGGFSAGVAGGTGLLLFALSTTFQEFEHMFVSLKIRTVEKVFLIIIFVISLLTFLENYHIVLLNLLIYFKVMLGTWIILYSFIKHRGII; the protein is encoded by the coding sequence ATGGGTTGGATAAAAGTTTTTAAAATATTATCTTTCGTTTTGATTTTCTTTTTTTTGATGATGTTAATTTTTGAGAAATCCAATTACTATGTGGATTTTTCTTATTTTGGCAGTGTTCCAAATATGGTGACAGAAATTTATTTGAAAAATAGACTTTACGATACTATTTTTGAGGTGATTATTTTTTCAATAGCAGCTTTAGGTGTTTATATATTCAATTTTTCTATGGAGATAAGAAGGAGTTTTGTTCACGATGAGCACATAAGATTATTTTTGAGATTTTCCAGTTATTTAACTCTTCTCGCTTCCTTTTACCTTGCGATGTTTGGACACAAATCACCTGGTGGTGGATTTTCAGCGGGAGTTGCAGGTGGAACTGGACTTCTTTTATTTGCGCTGAGTACAACATTTCAGGAATTTGAACATATGTTTGTTAGTTTAAAAATTAGAACAGTTGAGAAAGTGTTTTTAATAATAATTTTTGTAATTTCACTTTTGACTTTTCTGGAAAATTATCATATAGTTCTTTTGAATTTGTTAATTTACTTTAAAGTTATGTTGGGTACCTGGATAATTCTTTATAGTTTTATAAAACATAGAGGAATAATATGA
- the lgt gene encoding prolipoprotein diacylglyceryl transferase: MKRLMRLFVLVVGIVALIGLYIFLGKVFSGQILLKRYIFKLGWFELRWYSLLIVSGILLGYALVRRRLERYKINPDHVDEAIFWGIIAAIIGARTYYVIFMWGDFYSKYPGEIFKIWHGGLAIHGAIIGAILSTFLYTRLKKNCTFTFLQGLDLFTSVLPLGQAIGRWGNFFNYEAFGSPTDLPWGMYIPPANRPLGLENFSKFHPTFLYESVGNFIIFLVLYNYDLRKKSNGETTALYFILYSANRFWIEGLRTDSLYLGNMRIAQLVSIVLIVLGLIMFLYLRKNKKAAIDK, translated from the coding sequence TTGAAAAGGTTAATGAGATTATTTGTTTTAGTTGTGGGGATTGTTGCACTAATTGGATTATATATTTTTCTTGGCAAGGTGTTTTCAGGGCAAATTCTTTTAAAAAGGTATATATTCAAGTTGGGCTGGTTTGAACTAAGATGGTACAGTTTATTGATAGTCAGTGGGATTTTATTGGGATATGCGCTTGTGAGGAGAAGACTTGAGCGTTACAAAATAAATCCTGACCATGTCGACGAGGCAATATTCTGGGGAATTATAGCTGCCATAATAGGTGCAAGAACTTACTATGTCATATTTATGTGGGGTGATTTCTATTCAAAATATCCCGGAGAGATATTTAAGATATGGCATGGAGGACTTGCTATTCACGGAGCCATTATAGGAGCTATTTTATCTACGTTTTTATATACAAGATTAAAGAAAAATTGTACATTTACTTTTTTACAGGGTCTCGATTTGTTTACAAGTGTACTACCCTTAGGTCAGGCTATTGGAAGATGGGGTAACTTTTTTAATTACGAAGCTTTTGGATCTCCAACAGATTTACCGTGGGGTATGTATATTCCACCTGCAAATCGACCTCTTGGGTTGGAAAACTTTTCTAAGTTTCATCCTACTTTTTTATATGAAAGTGTTGGAAATTTTATTATCTTTTTAGTGCTTTATAATTATGATTTAAGAAAAAAAAGCAATGGTGAAACAACAGCTCTGTATTTTATACTGTATTCAGCAAATAGATTCTGGATAGAAGGATTGCGAACTGACAGTTTATATCTTGGCAACATGAGAATTGCGCAACTTGTGAGTATTGTTCTTATTGTTTTAGGATTAATTATGTTTCTTTATTTGCGAAAAAACAAAAAAGCTGCGATAGATAAATGA
- a CDS encoding 2,3-bisphosphoglycerate-independent phosphoglycerate mutase: MVDRHEFIKSLISPNNSKIVLLVMDGIGDIPDESGLTPLQRANTPNLDAIARESELGQSIPVLPGITPGSGPGHLGIFGYDPIKYQIGRGILEALGSNVEVGPKDVVARGNFATIKDGIVIDRRAGRPSSEESAKIVELLNEKITKIEDVEIRFFPGKEHRFVLKLTGEGLGDNLEDADPQKEGKPIKYTSALSSDSEKTAKIINILLDKIKEVLKEESRMNFALVRGFSKHPHLPQFGEVFKLKAAAVAVYPMYKGIAKLVGMDVVSTGQTVEEEFDTVAKLWKEYDFFYIHVKKTDSYGEDGNYDSKVKVIEEVDSVLPKLLSLKPDVLIVTGDHSTPCLMKSHSFHPVPVMIKAKFVRRGLSDRFNEYECARGTLGTIKAVDIMTLALAYAGRLKKFGA; encoded by the coding sequence ATGGTAGATAGGCATGAGTTTATAAAGAGTCTGATATCGCCAAATAACTCGAAAATTGTTTTACTTGTTATGGATGGTATAGGGGATATCCCTGATGAATCTGGTTTAACTCCTCTTCAGAGAGCTAATACACCGAATCTTGACGCTATAGCAAGAGAAAGCGAACTGGGTCAATCTATTCCTGTACTTCCTGGAATAACTCCTGGGAGTGGACCAGGACATCTGGGGATTTTTGGTTATGACCCAATAAAGTACCAGATAGGAAGAGGTATATTAGAAGCTCTTGGTAGTAATGTGGAAGTGGGACCAAAAGATGTAGTTGCGCGTGGAAACTTTGCTACAATTAAAGATGGTATAGTAATAGATCGAAGAGCCGGGAGACCAAGTTCAGAAGAGAGTGCCAAAATTGTTGAGCTTTTAAATGAAAAAATAACAAAAATAGAAGATGTGGAAATAAGGTTTTTTCCGGGAAAGGAACATAGATTTGTATTAAAATTGACAGGAGAGGGATTGGGAGATAATCTGGAAGATGCAGATCCTCAAAAAGAAGGAAAGCCTATTAAGTACACTTCAGCTCTTTCTTCTGATTCTGAAAAAACGGCTAAAATAATAAATATATTACTGGATAAAATAAAAGAAGTATTAAAAGAAGAGTCAAGAATGAATTTCGCTCTTGTTAGAGGTTTTTCAAAGCATCCTCATCTTCCTCAGTTCGGAGAAGTATTTAAATTAAAAGCTGCCGCTGTTGCTGTGTACCCTATGTATAAAGGAATAGCCAAACTTGTTGGAATGGATGTAGTTTCAACCGGGCAAACTGTGGAAGAGGAATTTGATACTGTAGCAAAATTGTGGAAAGAATACGATTTCTTTTATATACATGTAAAAAAGACAGATTCTTATGGTGAGGATGGAAATTATGACTCGAAAGTAAAAGTTATAGAAGAAGTTGATAGTGTACTTCCAAAACTTTTGAGCCTTAAACCTGATGTATTAATAGTTACAGGTGATCATTCTACACCATGTCTTATGAAATCTCATTCTTTCCACCCAGTTCCTGTTATGATAAAAGCAAAATTTGTACGCAGAGGCCTTTCAGATAGATTTAATGAATACGAATGTGCAAGAGGAACACTTGGTACTATTAAAGCGGTGGATATTATGACGCTTGCTCTTGCTTACGCTGGTAGACTCAAGAAATTTGGGGCATAA
- a CDS encoding ComEC/Rec2 family competence protein, translated as MLVIYFLISILGALSSALFIMPKIFLIVPLFLYRHPKIALALTFYLVVNIVSGPQITDGQYEFVGRVVQAKGNLSVVYGKVYLRKWQKLRKAVGIYKKIPLGWIVYYNGKFLKGNGYPKIILDKEKILTSPYPVSLFSKIYERAEKFRNYSSTINPVYPGLYGGKIASEIFSESGLYHYFSISGAHVSIMYSFSLFFVSSILYHKRLKKLLALILPTFFVIGTGLNLPSIRALIFLYFAIFIEILEFKFDVLEILSFVGIVLIFFEPDIVYSLSFYMTFFATFGVLSVQNKYLSPLGGFLGSAPYLALFSNVNPFSILGTLIVMIPVQITLYVLTFAFIFYQLGLNAMSLLILKAGEPFVIFLEGVSYILSKFPKIPGNIFTYFLLSGFFLLFLAHFGQIPYIFKSKFSKTNP; from the coding sequence ATGCTCGTAATTTATTTTTTGATTTCTATTTTAGGGGCGCTTTCAAGCGCCCTTTTTATAATGCCAAAAATTTTTTTGATCGTTCCACTTTTTTTGTACAGACATCCTAAGATAGCCCTGGCACTAACTTTTTATTTAGTTGTTAATATTGTTTCAGGTCCACAAATAACAGATGGGCAATATGAGTTTGTTGGTAGGGTTGTCCAAGCTAAGGGAAATTTGTCAGTTGTATACGGAAAAGTTTATTTGAGAAAATGGCAAAAGTTAAGAAAAGCGGTTGGAATATATAAAAAAATACCTTTGGGATGGATTGTATATTATAACGGAAAGTTTCTGAAAGGAAATGGCTATCCAAAAATAATACTGGATAAGGAAAAAATTCTTACTTCTCCTTATCCAGTATCTTTGTTTTCAAAAATTTATGAAAGAGCAGAAAAATTCCGTAATTATTCATCCACGATAAATCCCGTTTATCCAGGATTGTACGGTGGTAAGATAGCTTCTGAAATATTTTCTGAAAGTGGGTTGTATCATTATTTCAGTATTTCAGGCGCTCATGTAAGTATCATGTACAGTTTTTCTTTGTTTTTTGTATCTTCTATTTTGTATCATAAAAGATTAAAAAAACTGCTTGCTTTAATATTGCCAACTTTTTTTGTCATAGGAACAGGATTAAATTTACCTTCTATCAGAGCACTTATTTTTCTTTATTTTGCTATTTTTATAGAAATTTTGGAATTTAAATTTGACGTTCTGGAAATCCTTTCTTTTGTCGGAATTGTCCTTATATTTTTTGAACCAGACATTGTATACTCTCTTTCTTTCTATATGACCTTTTTTGCAACATTTGGTGTATTGAGTGTACAAAACAAATATCTTTCACCCTTAGGTGGTTTTTTAGGTAGTGCTCCATATTTAGCACTATTTTCAAATGTGAATCCTTTTTCAATCCTTGGCACGTTAATTGTAATGATACCAGTTCAAATAACTCTTTACGTTCTTACTTTTGCTTTTATTTTTTATCAATTAGGTTTAAATGCAATGTCGTTGCTTATTTTAAAAGCTGGTGAACCATTTGTGATATTTCTTGAGGGTGTTTCTTACATATTGTCAAAGTTTCCAAAAATTCCTGGAAATATTTTTACTTATTTTCTCCTGAGTGGATTCTTTTTGCTTTTTCTCGCACATTTTGGACAAATTCCATATATTTTTAAATCAAAATTTTCGAAAACGAACCCCTGA
- a CDS encoding Fur family transcriptional regulator: MYIETLKKELKERKYRMTPQRELVLKVFMEHDAEHLGADDVYRILFSKKHSVSKATVYRTIDLLVEFGFLRRLEFGEGIYRYELAKKDKLHHHFVCKICGKIYEIKESYLENLKNSLENQGFVFENFDLKIYGICPKCARKSKKNPLRRK; this comes from the coding sequence ATGTACATAGAAACACTTAAAAAAGAGCTCAAAGAAAGAAAATATAGAATGACACCACAAAGAGAATTAGTATTAAAAGTTTTCATGGAACACGATGCAGAGCATCTTGGAGCCGATGATGTTTACAGAATTTTATTTTCAAAAAAGCATTCTGTAAGTAAAGCAACCGTTTATAGAACCATTGATCTCCTGGTTGAATTTGGTTTTCTAAGAAGACTCGAGTTTGGTGAAGGTATATATAGGTACGAGCTTGCCAAAAAAGATAAATTACATCATCACTTTGTCTGCAAAATATGTGGAAAAATATACGAAATAAAGGAAAGTTACCTTGAAAATCTTAAAAACTCACTTGAAAATCAGGGGTTCGTTTTCGAAAATTTTGATTTAAAAATATATGGAATTTGTCCAAAATGTGCGAGAAAAAGCAAAAAGAATCCACTCAGGAGAAAATAA